The following proteins come from a genomic window of Miscanthus floridulus cultivar M001 chromosome 2, ASM1932011v1, whole genome shotgun sequence:
- the LOC136539630 gene encoding uncharacterized protein: protein MTIHIANLSAVVTGALEAAKAVATEMLPAAVTRDAVVEASRASVAWLTSHLWAWLAVARAVTVDNLPAGAAAAARSAADASGPCVQTAAKIFSGLYGWLAAAVVQKVPDVAAEKLLGDAAAWLVHGRGGGVAVYATLALALLAVAFLVGAVWAFTCRSMKGPGLGGARVPRPVFEANPKRYYATVRTARKAQRRAGGAGCKLLLAGLLVAFAAYLAAKMLY from the coding sequence ATGACCATCCACATTGCCAACCTCTCGGCCGTCGTCACGGGCGCGCTCGAAGCGGCCAAGGCCGTTGCCACCGAGATGCTCCCGGCGGCCGTGACGAGGGACGCCGTCGTCGAGGCGTCGAGAGCCTCGGTGGCATGGCTCACGAGCCACCTCTGGGCCTGGCTGGCCGTGGCGAGGGCCGTCACCGTCGACAACCTCCCGgcgggcgccgcggcggcggcgcgctccGCGGCCGACGCTTCGGGGCCCTGCGTCCAAACGGCGGCCAAGATCTTCAGCGGCCTCTACGGCTGGCTGGCCGCCGCGGTAGTCCAGAAGGTCCCGGACGTCGCCGCCGAGAAGCTGCTGGGCGACGCGGCGGCGTGGCTCGTGCACGGCCGCGGTGGCGGCGTCGCGGTGTACGCGACGCTGGCGCTCGCGCTCCTGGCCGTCGCCTTCCTCGTGGGCGCCGTGTGGGCGTTCACCTGCCGCTCCATGAAGGGGCCCGGGCTCGGCGGAGCGCGCGTGCCCCGCCCCGTGTTCGAGGCCAACCCCAAGCGCTACTACGCCACCGTGCGGACCGCGCGGAAGGCGCAGCGCCGCGCCGGTGGGGCTGGTTGCAAGCTGCTTCTGGCCGGCCTTCTCGTCGCGTTCGCGGCCTACCTTGCTGCAAAGATGCTCTACTAG